A window from Chitinophaga filiformis encodes these proteins:
- a CDS encoding SusC/RagA family TonB-linked outer membrane protein — MKRSTYDACVHVMKNRGGKSLLLQLLFIGAIILSGGEKGTAQKRDSAGTARTITGQVVDSANGNVLEGVTIGIAGTQSGAISDREGRFAVRVPDGSPVSLYVRLVGYRELRIPYNGPGNVLVRLPSTTAGLNQVIVTGYGTQRKATVTGAVSVIRASELVVTKNENVINMMTGKLPGLRVVQKSSEPGAYDNVFDIRGMGNPLVVIDGVPRSSGDLSRMDPNEIESISILKDASAAVYGVRAANGVILVTSKKGTRSQTGKFDITYAVNQSWQQFLNVSQGVDALQYMMLKNEKQKRDFGNNFYNQMPPSFSDADMELYRNGTLKSSDWVGATMKEFAPEIQHTLSVNGGNDKANYFFNLGYFNQDGLFRSGDMNYDRWNFRSNINAKITDRLRAQLLLSGYTDTKNQPGGRGIWEMFKYTWNQLPTDQIYANNNPRYPHVMPDNANPVIMTDADYVGKQAFKNRNFQGQLALEYDIPAIEGLMARGMYNYGFNIVDNTMVKKSYMLFEYDRQNDKYIGTMVNAPSTVNRTYGNNTSTLYQLSLNYTRKFGGRHNVTGLLLYEESHATADNFYAQREFSLGLPYLFAGDANNQLGSMDGNGLWETVNKGIVGKVNYDFKGKYLLDFSFRYDGSSKFKPGAQWGFFPAISAGWRLTEEHFFQGLVSPNILSNLKLRGSYGKTGDDGATGFQYISGYNYPAPGYFFGGNYVNGMASRGVVNPDLTWYTAKTLNLGIDFDLLKGMIGGSVDYFIRNRDGLLATRTTTLPGTVGTNLPQENLNSDRTRGIEVVLTHRNTIGDFSYHISANVSSTRTMLREVQQTRAGNSYENWKNSQQNRYTNIWWGKQYGGQFTSYDQIYHYNVNTGGGNQNIVPGDYYYQDWNNDGVIDGKDESPIAVRDLPLINFGMTLGAAWKGFDFNMLLQGATDFYVQYAEQMAEPLMYGRSALTQFLDRWHTADPNADVFDPNTVWIPGKYPAMGSPVAEGTKAVQDATYLRIKSLEIGYTIPRKLLSHIGVSNCRAYVNSYNLATFTGLKNSDPEHPGSVANGADWNYSQGGYKYPMNRTFSVGASITF, encoded by the coding sequence ATGAAAAGATCCACGTATGACGCATGCGTCCATGTTATGAAGAACAGGGGCGGAAAGTCCTTGTTGTTACAATTGCTGTTTATTGGGGCCATCATCCTTTCGGGGGGTGAAAAGGGCACAGCGCAAAAGAGGGATAGTGCCGGAACGGCCAGGACCATCACAGGGCAGGTGGTCGATTCGGCCAATGGAAATGTATTGGAAGGAGTAACTATCGGTATTGCCGGCACGCAATCGGGCGCTATTTCCGACAGGGAAGGCCGTTTTGCCGTCAGGGTGCCGGATGGTTCGCCGGTATCTCTATACGTACGCCTCGTCGGCTACCGGGAACTGCGAATTCCCTATAATGGCCCGGGGAACGTATTGGTTCGCCTGCCATCTACTACGGCCGGCCTTAACCAGGTGATCGTGACGGGGTATGGCACCCAGCGAAAGGCAACGGTGACCGGCGCCGTTTCGGTGATCAGGGCCAGTGAACTGGTGGTGACAAAAAACGAAAATGTCATCAATATGATGACCGGGAAACTGCCAGGCCTGCGCGTAGTGCAGAAAAGCAGTGAGCCGGGGGCTTATGACAATGTGTTCGACATCCGCGGGATGGGCAATCCCCTGGTGGTCATTGACGGGGTGCCGCGGAGCAGCGGCGACCTGTCCAGGATGGACCCGAATGAGATTGAGAGTATTTCTATCCTGAAGGATGCTTCTGCCGCCGTTTATGGTGTGCGTGCAGCCAACGGGGTGATACTGGTGACCAGCAAAAAAGGTACTCGCAGCCAGACGGGTAAGTTTGACATTACCTATGCGGTGAACCAGAGCTGGCAGCAGTTCCTGAATGTGTCGCAGGGAGTGGATGCGCTACAGTATATGATGCTCAAGAACGAGAAACAGAAACGCGACTTTGGCAATAACTTCTATAACCAGATGCCGCCTTCTTTCTCAGACGCCGATATGGAACTGTACCGGAATGGTACATTAAAATCGTCCGACTGGGTAGGCGCTACCATGAAGGAGTTTGCGCCCGAAATACAACATACCCTGAGCGTAAACGGTGGCAATGACAAAGCCAATTACTTCTTTAACCTGGGCTATTTCAACCAGGATGGTCTGTTCCGCAGCGGAGATATGAACTATGACCGCTGGAACTTCCGCTCCAATATCAATGCTAAGATCACAGACCGGCTGCGGGCACAGTTGCTGCTATCCGGTTATACCGATACCAAAAATCAGCCGGGGGGCAGAGGTATTTGGGAGATGTTCAAATATACCTGGAACCAACTGCCGACCGACCAGATCTATGCGAACAATAATCCCCGGTATCCGCATGTGATGCCCGACAACGCCAATCCGGTGATCATGACGGACGCTGACTATGTGGGCAAACAGGCATTTAAGAACAGGAACTTCCAGGGGCAACTGGCCCTGGAATACGATATACCCGCCATTGAAGGACTGATGGCCAGGGGAATGTATAACTACGGCTTTAATATCGTGGACAATACCATGGTGAAGAAGTCCTATATGCTCTTCGAATACGACCGGCAGAATGATAAATATATCGGGACAATGGTCAATGCTCCATCCACCGTTAACCGCACTTATGGCAATAATACATCTACACTTTACCAGTTATCACTGAACTATACACGGAAATTCGGTGGCAGGCATAATGTGACCGGTCTGTTACTGTACGAAGAAAGTCATGCTACGGCCGATAATTTTTATGCACAACGGGAATTCTCCCTTGGACTGCCATACCTGTTTGCCGGTGACGCCAATAACCAGTTGGGTAGCATGGATGGCAATGGTTTATGGGAGACGGTGAATAAGGGTATCGTAGGTAAAGTGAATTACGATTTTAAGGGCAAATACCTGCTTGATTTCAGCTTTAGGTACGACGGATCCAGTAAGTTCAAACCAGGGGCGCAATGGGGCTTTTTCCCGGCAATATCGGCTGGCTGGCGATTGACAGAGGAACATTTCTTCCAGGGATTAGTGTCTCCCAATATCCTGAGCAACCTGAAACTGCGCGGGTCTTATGGTAAGACCGGCGACGACGGCGCTACCGGCTTCCAGTATATATCCGGGTATAACTATCCTGCCCCCGGTTATTTCTTCGGAGGCAATTATGTGAACGGGATGGCCTCGCGGGGTGTAGTGAATCCAGACCTGACCTGGTATACCGCCAAAACACTCAATTTGGGTATCGACTTTGACCTCTTAAAGGGAATGATCGGTGGCTCGGTGGATTATTTCATCCGGAACAGGGACGGCCTGCTGGCTACCAGGACCACCACGCTGCCTGGCACTGTAGGCACCAACCTGCCACAGGAGAACCTGAACAGCGACCGGACCAGGGGTATTGAAGTGGTACTGACACATCGTAATACCATCGGCGATTTCAGCTATCATATCAGCGCGAACGTATCTTCTACACGGACCATGCTGCGTGAGGTACAGCAGACCCGCGCCGGCAACTCTTATGAGAACTGGAAGAACTCCCAGCAGAACCGCTACACCAATATCTGGTGGGGAAAACAATATGGCGGGCAATTTACTTCCTACGACCAGATCTACCATTACAACGTGAATACCGGCGGTGGTAACCAGAACATTGTCCCGGGCGATTACTACTACCAGGACTGGAATAATGATGGCGTAATAGATGGTAAGGACGAATCGCCGATCGCTGTCAGGGACCTGCCGCTGATCAATTTCGGAATGACCCTTGGCGCGGCATGGAAGGGCTTTGATTTTAACATGCTGTTGCAGGGGGCTACCGATTTCTATGTGCAGTATGCCGAGCAGATGGCAGAGCCCCTGATGTATGGCCGTAGTGCGCTCACACAGTTCCTGGACAGGTGGCATACGGCTGATCCCAATGCAGATGTATTTGACCCGAATACCGTGTGGATACCCGGTAAATATCCTGCCATGGGCTCACCGGTGGCAGAAGGTACCA